Proteins encoded in a region of the Streptomyces violaceoruber genome:
- a CDS encoding serine/threonine-protein kinase, protein MARKIGSRYTAHQILGRGSAGTVWLGEGPDGPVAIKLLREDLASDQELVSRFVQERTALLGLDHPHVVSVRDLVVDGNDLALVMDLVRGTDLRTRLDRERRLAPEAAVAVVADVADGLAAAHAAGVVHRDVKPENVLLDMQGPLGPGGSHPALLTDFGVAKLIDTPRRTRATKIIGTPDYLAPEIVEGLPPRAAVDIYALATVLYELLAGFTPFGGGHPGAVLRRHVTETVVPLPGIPDELWQLLVQCLAKAPASRLRASELSARLRELLPMLAGMAPLDVDEPDAEQPEDAPDASAASPAAPVSTAEPVRRRGAVPLVPGAKPADSNRDTHTSMRVPAPDELAGGARGTARAPRASGAPRPGSARNRAATRRRRIAVGAGAVALVAAIGVGTWLATGGDEDGGGPQDTRNSAPAAP, encoded by the coding sequence TTGGCACGGAAGATCGGCAGCCGGTACACCGCCCACCAGATCCTCGGGCGGGGCAGCGCCGGCACGGTGTGGCTGGGCGAGGGGCCCGACGGTCCCGTCGCGATCAAGCTGCTGCGCGAGGACCTGGCGTCCGACCAGGAACTCGTCTCGCGCTTCGTGCAGGAGCGCACCGCCCTGCTCGGTCTGGACCACCCGCACGTCGTCTCCGTGCGCGACCTGGTGGTCGACGGCAACGACCTCGCGCTGGTCATGGACCTGGTCCGCGGCACGGACCTGCGCACCCGCCTCGACCGGGAGCGGCGCCTGGCGCCCGAGGCCGCGGTGGCCGTGGTCGCCGACGTCGCCGACGGGCTGGCCGCCGCGCACGCCGCCGGGGTCGTGCACCGCGACGTCAAGCCGGAGAACGTGCTGCTCGACATGCAGGGCCCGCTCGGCCCCGGCGGCTCGCACCCGGCGCTGCTGACGGACTTCGGCGTGGCCAAGCTCATCGACACCCCGCGCCGCACCCGCGCCACGAAGATCATCGGCACGCCCGACTACCTGGCCCCGGAGATCGTCGAGGGGCTGCCCCCGCGCGCGGCGGTCGACATCTACGCCCTCGCCACGGTCCTGTACGAGCTGCTGGCCGGCTTCACCCCGTTCGGCGGCGGCCACCCCGGCGCGGTGCTGCGCCGCCACGTGACCGAGACCGTCGTGCCGCTCCCCGGCATCCCGGACGAGCTGTGGCAGCTCCTCGTCCAGTGCCTCGCCAAGGCCCCGGCCTCCCGGCTGCGCGCCTCCGAGCTGAGCGCCCGGCTGCGCGAGCTGCTGCCGATGCTCGCCGGAATGGCCCCGCTGGACGTGGACGAGCCCGACGCCGAGCAGCCGGAGGACGCCCCCGACGCGTCCGCGGCGTCCCCGGCCGCCCCCGTGTCCACCGCGGAACCGGTTCGGCGCCGGGGTGCGGTGCCCCTGGTGCCGGGGGCCAAGCCGGCCGACTCCAACCGCGACACGCACACCTCGATGCGCGTCCCCGCCCCCGACGAGCTGGCCGGCGGTGCCCGCGGCACCGCCCGCGCCCCGCGCGCGTCGGGCGCCCCGCGCCCCGGCTCGGCCCGCAACCGCGCCGCCACGCGGCGCCGCCGGATCGCGGTGGGCGCGGGCGCCGTCGCCCTGGTGGCGGCGATCGGCGTCGGTACGTGGCTGGCCACGGGCGGTGACGAGGACGGCGGCGGACCCCAGGACACGCGGAACTCGGCACCGGCCGCTCCCTGA
- a CDS encoding ABC transporter substrate-binding protein translates to MRTSSTIRTRGTVKRTTRAAAALAAGALALSLTACGGDEDSGGGDGGDEGGGAKQPASSVTLPKLDGESLEVAAVWTGTEQENFKKVLAEFEKRTGAKVTFVPAQDPIINFLGSKIAGGAPPDVAMLPQPGAIKQAVDKGWAKPLGAEATKELGENYSQGWQDIGKVGGKQYGVYYKAANKSLIWYNAQVFENAGAAEPKTWDELLNAAQMVYDSGVTPFSVGGADGWTLTDWFENVYLSQAGPEKYDQLAKHEIKWTDPSVKDALTTLAEIWGKKDFVAGGASGALQTEFPASVTQTFTGGDQPKAGMVYEGDFVQVNIGETKAKVGTDAKVFPFPAVGDTAPVVSGGDAAVVFKDSKAAQALATWLASPDAAGIQAKLGGFLSPNKSIDSSVYPNEVQKKIAEALVAAGDDFRFDMSDQAPQAFGGTPGKGEWKTLQDFLKNPKDVAGAQAKLEADAAAAYGG, encoded by the coding sequence ATGCGCACGAGCAGCACCATCCGGACACGCGGAACCGTCAAGAGGACCACCCGGGCCGCAGCCGCCCTGGCCGCGGGAGCGCTCGCGCTCTCGCTCACCGCCTGCGGCGGTGACGAGGACAGCGGCGGCGGTGACGGCGGCGACGAGGGCGGCGGCGCCAAGCAGCCGGCCTCCTCCGTCACTCTGCCGAAGCTGGACGGTGAGAGCCTGGAGGTCGCCGCCGTCTGGACCGGCACCGAGCAGGAGAACTTCAAGAAGGTCCTCGCCGAGTTCGAGAAGCGCACCGGCGCCAAGGTGACCTTCGTGCCCGCCCAGGACCCGATCATCAACTTCCTCGGCTCGAAGATCGCGGGCGGTGCCCCGCCGGACGTGGCGATGCTCCCGCAGCCCGGCGCCATCAAGCAGGCCGTGGACAAGGGCTGGGCCAAGCCGCTGGGCGCCGAGGCGACCAAGGAGCTGGGCGAGAACTACTCGCAGGGCTGGCAGGACATCGGCAAGGTCGGCGGCAAGCAGTACGGCGTGTACTACAAGGCCGCCAACAAGTCGCTGATCTGGTACAACGCCCAGGTCTTCGAGAACGCCGGCGCCGCCGAGCCCAAGACCTGGGACGAGCTGCTCAACGCGGCCCAGATGGTCTACGACTCGGGCGTCACCCCGTTCTCGGTGGGCGGCGCGGACGGCTGGACGCTCACCGACTGGTTCGAGAACGTCTACCTCTCGCAGGCGGGTCCGGAGAAGTACGACCAGCTCGCCAAGCACGAGATCAAGTGGACGGACCCGTCCGTGAAGGACGCCCTCACCACGCTCGCGGAGATCTGGGGCAAGAAGGACTTCGTCGCGGGCGGGGCGTCCGGCGCGCTCCAGACGGAGTTCCCGGCCTCGGTGACGCAGACCTTCACCGGCGGCGACCAGCCCAAGGCGGGCATGGTCTACGAGGGCGACTTCGTCCAGGTCAACATCGGTGAGACGAAGGCGAAGGTCGGCACGGACGCGAAGGTGTTCCCGTTCCCGGCCGTGGGCGACACCGCGCCGGTGGTGTCCGGCGGCGACGCGGCCGTGGTCTTCAAGGACTCGAAGGCGGCGCAGGCGCTGGCCACCTGGCTGGCCTCGCCGGACGCGGCGGGGATCCAGGCGAAGCTCGGCGGGTTCCTCTCGCCCAACAAGAGCATCGACTCCTCGGTGTACCCGAACGAGGTGCAGAAGAAGATCGCCGAGGCGCTGGTCGCGGCCGGTGACGACTTCCGCTTCGACATGTCGGACCAGGCCCCGCAGGCCTTCGGCGGCACCCCCGGCAAGGGCGAGTGGAAGACGCTCCAGGACTTCCTGAAGAACCCGAAGGACGTCGCGGGTGCCCAGGCGAAGCTGGAAGCGGACGCGGCCGCCGCCTACGGCGGCTGA
- a CDS encoding serine/threonine-protein kinase: MRPVGSKYLLEEPLGRGATGTVWRARQRETAGAEAAVAGQPGETVAIKVLKEELASDADIVMRFLRERSVLLRLTHPNIVRVRDLVVEGELLALVMDLIDGPDLHRYLRENGPLTPVAAALLTAQIADALAASHADGVVHRDLKPANVLLKQTGGEMHPMLTDFGIARLADSPGLTRTHEFVGTPAYVAPESAEGRPQTSAVDVYGAGILLYELVTGRPPFGGGSALEVLHQHLSAEPRRPSTVPDPLWTVIERCLRKNPDDRPSAENLARGLRVVAEGIGVHANSAQIGAAENVGALLAPDPAPAQVPGAPDAAYDPNGATSVLPHTSGPAGAADPTAVLPSTGAPDPTAVMPPVPPGQPGAPGQGGPEDPHPWQNQLRAARDRNEQTQVQYLDPNQDPLRRRPQRQVSRPPQQPRQAPQGPPPQQPGYGYPQQQQPQRYATPQPQQPQRYAPPPAPEPQQPRREPRPPRQRSANPMRIPGLGCLKGCLVTVVVLFVAGWLVWELSPLQEWIGTGKGYWDQLTDWFTTVTDWIGDLGGSGGG; the protein is encoded by the coding sequence GTGCGGCCGGTAGGCAGCAAGTACCTCCTCGAGGAGCCCCTCGGCCGCGGTGCCACGGGCACCGTATGGCGTGCCCGCCAGCGGGAGACCGCGGGCGCCGAGGCGGCCGTGGCCGGACAGCCCGGCGAGACCGTCGCGATCAAGGTCCTCAAGGAAGAGCTCGCGAGCGACGCCGACATCGTGATGCGCTTCCTGCGGGAGCGCTCGGTGCTGCTCCGGCTCACCCACCCCAACATCGTCCGGGTCCGCGACCTGGTCGTCGAGGGCGAGCTGCTGGCCCTGGTCATGGACCTCATCGACGGACCGGACCTGCACCGGTACCTGCGGGAAAACGGGCCGCTCACCCCGGTTGCCGCGGCTCTGCTCACCGCGCAGATCGCCGACGCCCTCGCCGCCAGCCACGCCGACGGCGTCGTCCACCGCGACCTGAAGCCGGCCAACGTCCTGCTGAAGCAGACCGGCGGCGAGATGCACCCGATGCTGACCGACTTCGGCATCGCCCGCCTCGCCGACTCGCCCGGCCTCACCCGCACCCACGAGTTCGTGGGCACGCCCGCGTACGTGGCGCCGGAGTCCGCCGAGGGCCGCCCGCAGACCTCCGCCGTCGACGTCTACGGCGCCGGCATCCTGCTCTACGAGCTGGTCACCGGCCGCCCCCCGTTCGGAGGGGGCTCCGCCCTGGAGGTGCTGCACCAGCACCTGAGCGCCGAACCGCGCCGCCCCTCCACCGTCCCCGACCCGCTGTGGACGGTCATCGAGCGCTGCCTGCGCAAGAACCCCGACGACCGTCCCAGCGCCGAGAACCTCGCCCGCGGCCTGCGCGTCGTCGCCGAGGGCATCGGTGTGCACGCGAACAGCGCGCAGATCGGCGCCGCCGAGAACGTGGGCGCGCTCCTCGCCCCCGACCCGGCGCCCGCGCAGGTCCCGGGCGCCCCCGACGCCGCCTACGACCCGAACGGCGCGACCAGCGTCCTGCCGCACACCTCGGGCCCGGCGGGCGCCGCCGACCCCACCGCCGTACTCCCGAGCACCGGGGCCCCCGACCCGACCGCCGTCATGCCGCCGGTGCCGCCGGGACAGCCCGGCGCCCCCGGACAGGGCGGACCCGAGGACCCGCACCCCTGGCAGAACCAGCTGCGCGCGGCCCGCGACCGCAACGAACAGACGCAGGTCCAGTACCTCGACCCGAACCAGGACCCGCTGCGCCGCCGCCCCCAGCGGCAGGTCTCCCGCCCGCCGCAGCAGCCGCGCCAGGCCCCGCAGGGCCCGCCGCCCCAGCAGCCCGGCTACGGCTATCCGCAGCAGCAACAGCCGCAGCGGTACGCCACCCCCCAGCCCCAGCAGCCGCAGCGGTACGCCCCGCCGCCCGCGCCCGAGCCGCAGCAGCCGCGGCGCGAGCCCAGGCCGCCGCGGCAGCGCAGCGCCAACCCCATGCGCATCCCGGGCCTGGGCTGCCTCAAGGGGTGCCTGGTCACCGTCGTCGTCCTGTTCGTGGCCGGCTGGCTCGTCTGGGAGCTGAGCCCGCTCCAGGAATGGATCGGCACCGGCAAGGGCTACTGGGACCAGCTCACCGACTGGTTCACCACCGTGACCGACTGGATCGGGGACCTGGGCGGCTCCGGCGGAGGCTGA
- the prfB gene encoding peptide chain release factor 2, whose amino-acid sequence MAVVDVSEELKSLSSTMESIEAVLDLDRLRADIAVLEEQAAAPSLWDDPEAAQKITSKLSHLQAEVRKAEALRGRIDDLGVLFEMAEEEDDPDTRAEAESELAAVRKALDEMEVRTLLSGEYDAREALVNIRAEAGGVDAADFAEKLQRMYLRWAEQHGYKTEVYETSYAEEAGIKSTTFAVQSPYAYGTLSVEQGTHRLVRISPFDNQGRRQTSFAGVEILPVVEQTDHIEIDESELRVDVYRSSGPGGQGVNTTDSAVRLTHIPTGIVVSCQNERSQIQNKATAMNVLQAKLLERRRQEEQAKMDALKGDGGNSWGNQMRSYVLHPYQMVKDLRTEHEVGNPEAVFNGEIDGFLEAGIRWRKQREK is encoded by the coding sequence GTGGCAGTCGTCGATGTATCCGAAGAGCTGAAGTCCCTCTCCTCGACCATGGAGTCGATCGAGGCCGTCCTGGACCTCGACAGGCTGAGGGCAGACATCGCCGTGCTCGAGGAGCAGGCGGCCGCGCCCTCCCTGTGGGACGACCCGGAGGCGGCGCAGAAGATCACCAGCAAGCTCTCGCACCTCCAGGCCGAGGTGCGGAAGGCCGAGGCCCTGCGCGGCCGGATCGACGATCTCGGCGTGCTCTTCGAGATGGCCGAGGAGGAGGACGACCCGGACACCCGCGCCGAGGCCGAGTCCGAGCTCGCGGCCGTCCGCAAGGCGCTGGACGAGATGGAGGTCCGCACCCTGCTCTCCGGCGAGTACGACGCGCGCGAGGCGCTCGTCAACATCCGCGCCGAGGCGGGTGGCGTGGACGCCGCCGACTTCGCCGAGAAGCTCCAGCGCATGTACCTGCGCTGGGCCGAGCAGCACGGCTACAAGACCGAGGTCTACGAGACGTCGTACGCGGAGGAGGCCGGCATCAAGTCGACCACCTTCGCCGTGCAGTCGCCGTACGCCTACGGCACCCTCTCCGTCGAGCAGGGCACGCACCGGCTGGTGCGCATCTCGCCCTTCGACAACCAGGGGCGCCGCCAGACCTCCTTCGCGGGCGTCGAGATCCTCCCCGTGGTCGAGCAGACCGACCACATCGAGATCGACGAGTCCGAGCTGCGGGTGGACGTGTACCGCTCCTCCGGCCCCGGCGGCCAGGGCGTGAACACCACCGACTCGGCGGTGCGCCTGACCCACATCCCCACCGGCATCGTCGTCTCCTGCCAGAACGAGCGCTCCCAGATCCAGAACAAGGCCACCGCCATGAACGTCCTCCAGGCCAAGCTCCTGGAGCGGCGCCGCCAGGAGGAACAGGCCAAGATGGACGCCCTCAAGGGTGACGGGGGCAACTCCTGGGGCAACCAGATGCGTTCGTACGTGCTGCACCCGTACCAGATGGTCAAGGACCTGCGCACGGAGCACGAAGTGGGTAACCCGGAGGCCGTGTTCAACGGCGAGATCGACGGTTTCCTGGAGGCCGGAATTCGCTGGCGCAAGCAGCGGGAGAAGTAA
- a CDS encoding FHA domain-containing protein, with protein MQIRLTVVDPLGPHASAASAVPATDRPARCDVLVTAPAGTALAAVASALAATLPGEGPGSGQVVLYAGAQRLDAQRSTLGEPPLIDGAVLCLGAPGEPDPHTEPAEVPAQLHVVAGPDAGGVHLLHGGQIRLGRSADADVALDDPDVSRMHCAVTVGPDARVSVADLGSTNGTTLDGTRVGDRPVRFPPGALLRIGESALRLVPVPPAAQERVATTPDGEGHVRLTGPGAPSSEDGDGGAVVHARAADGAEGQVRDADGRSRATGPGRHGPADGPAGQAGPSGFSRVADPDGRADGRGSVAADGAAPDPAPRGTGPDGTVRPRGRTHHAYGTSGYDRGAAPAEPPQVPGQGGAPRIESRGTGSSAGLPRQSPTGGETHGGARGAGAYATGGSGAGGPDAPAPRTAGRGAPGRDPYAEGPPAPGAARTGAGDPHSDGPGPGSYGAPAPGTPGSDPHGRDAYDRDAYERDPGGRDASYGQSLSGPDRTGPDPADAGALRGDPSGAGDSRPSTTGATAHRPAATPGGADGAGPGTRTGRGGAPGARTARKGTPLRGTDMPQEVRRRGGIGAWARRLTGGRGGAPEAPAPGGFASGGAAAGPAPASPPGTSGAPETWPDPASLLLTALGPGPRLWERGPGHPEALTVRLGTADRVAPGGDAPLPAVPVTAGLREVGALGLAGPRERLTGLARSVLAQLAALHSADTLEIVLISADRSRPLAERTAEWSWLGWLPQVRPGHGQDCRLLLAHDREQATARAAELLRRLDDHLGDEARPGARPQDTAEDTPAAAAATGNVRPQPSWARPDDGADPAGGFTGPYTVVVVDGDPGGADVREAVARLALEGPRAGVHVVCLAETAAASPTSPVTRTYEAACAVSPVFRECGAVVLLSGDVATTLRLLRVARPGPNPGTGAPAAPAGPVGHGTLCTVDAVSLPWAERFARALAPLRTDSAADGGEHHARVSAPLPRTARLLDELGLARATPASLMARWAAAADDTESLGGRAQAVLGAGPRGPVLADLAAEGPHLLIEGPAGSGRTELLRAFVASLASAERPDRLGVVLMDGRDSVSSGGARGEGLHVCTDVPHVTTHLTANDPVRMREFAQSLSAELKRRAELLGRSDFAEWHTGREVSGRLVSQRGPAAAGPAPVSDSGDVESPPSSTLRLRPAAARRRTGPVPPLPRLVVVVDDLDALVTPPLGSPGRPAAGSVMRALEAVAREGERLGVHLVAATAPDGRTDRTEPALRATLRVTLDPPVPGPDEPAPGRGRLARPDGRTTAFQGGRVTGRIPRTATLRPTVVPLEWHRMGDPPARRPVRELGNGPTDLALLASALERAAREVSAAEVPSLL; from the coding sequence ATGCAGATCCGGCTGACCGTCGTAGACCCGCTGGGCCCGCATGCTTCGGCTGCTTCGGCCGTCCCGGCGACGGACCGCCCCGCGCGTTGTGACGTACTCGTCACCGCCCCGGCGGGCACGGCCCTGGCCGCGGTCGCCTCCGCGCTGGCCGCGACGCTCCCCGGGGAGGGACCGGGCTCCGGCCAGGTGGTGCTGTACGCCGGTGCGCAGCGGCTCGACGCCCAGCGCAGCACCCTGGGCGAGCCCCCGCTGATCGACGGGGCCGTGCTCTGCCTGGGCGCCCCGGGCGAGCCCGACCCGCACACCGAGCCGGCGGAGGTCCCCGCCCAGCTCCACGTGGTCGCGGGCCCCGACGCGGGCGGCGTCCACCTCCTGCACGGCGGCCAGATCCGGCTCGGCCGCTCGGCCGACGCCGATGTCGCGCTCGACGACCCGGACGTCTCCCGCATGCACTGCGCCGTGACCGTCGGTCCCGACGCCCGCGTCTCCGTGGCCGACCTCGGCTCCACCAACGGCACCACCCTGGACGGCACCCGCGTGGGCGACCGACCGGTGCGCTTCCCGCCGGGCGCGCTGCTGCGGATCGGCGAGTCCGCCCTGCGGCTCGTGCCGGTGCCGCCGGCGGCGCAGGAGCGGGTGGCGACGACGCCGGACGGGGAGGGACACGTACGGCTGACCGGGCCGGGGGCGCCCTCGTCGGAGGACGGGGACGGCGGCGCGGTGGTCCACGCGCGCGCGGCCGACGGGGCGGAGGGCCAGGTGCGCGACGCGGACGGCCGCTCCCGCGCGACGGGCCCGGGGCGCCACGGCCCCGCCGACGGCCCGGCCGGACAGGCCGGACCGTCCGGATTCAGCCGGGTGGCGGATCCGGACGGGCGCGCGGACGGGCGCGGGTCCGTTGCGGCGGACGGAGCCGCACCGGACCCCGCGCCGCGCGGCACCGGTCCGGACGGGACGGTCCGGCCCCGCGGGCGCACCCACCACGCGTACGGCACGTCGGGTTACGACAGGGGCGCGGCACCCGCCGAGCCGCCGCAGGTCCCCGGCCAGGGCGGCGCACCCCGTATCGAGAGCCGCGGCACCGGCTCCTCGGCGGGCCTGCCCCGGCAGTCCCCCACCGGGGGCGAGACGCACGGCGGCGCGCGGGGCGCGGGGGCGTACGCGACCGGCGGGTCCGGCGCGGGCGGACCCGACGCTCCGGCCCCGCGGACAGCCGGCCGGGGCGCACCCGGCCGGGACCCGTACGCCGAGGGACCTCCGGCCCCGGGGGCGGCCCGTACCGGCGCGGGCGATCCGCACTCCGACGGGCCCGGCCCGGGCTCATACGGCGCTCCCGCCCCGGGCACACCGGGGAGCGACCCGCACGGCAGGGACGCGTACGACAGGGACGCGTACGAGAGGGACCCGGGCGGCAGGGACGCCTCCTACGGCCAGAGCCTCTCCGGGCCGGACCGGACGGGCCCGGACCCGGCCGACGCGGGCGCCCTCCGCGGGGACCCGTCCGGTGCCGGGGATTCCCGCCCGAGCACGACCGGTGCGACGGCTCACCGCCCCGCCGCCACCCCCGGCGGTGCGGACGGCGCCGGCCCGGGCACCCGCACCGGACGTGGTGGCGCCCCGGGCGCCCGCACCGCACGCAAGGGGACTCCCCTGCGGGGCACCGACATGCCGCAGGAGGTGCGCAGGCGCGGGGGGATAGGGGCGTGGGCGAGGCGGCTGACCGGCGGGCGCGGAGGTGCCCCGGAGGCCCCCGCACCCGGCGGGTTCGCGTCCGGCGGGGCGGCGGCCGGCCCGGCCCCGGCGTCTCCTCCCGGCACCTCGGGCGCCCCGGAGACCTGGCCGGACCCCGCGTCGCTGCTGCTCACCGCGCTGGGACCGGGGCCGCGGCTGTGGGAGCGCGGCCCGGGCCACCCGGAGGCGCTCACCGTGCGGCTCGGTACGGCCGACCGGGTGGCGCCGGGCGGTGACGCCCCGCTGCCCGCGGTGCCGGTGACCGCCGGTCTGCGCGAGGTCGGCGCGCTCGGCCTCGCGGGTCCGCGCGAGCGGCTCACCGGGCTGGCCCGCTCGGTGCTGGCCCAGCTCGCCGCGCTGCACTCCGCCGACACCCTGGAGATCGTCCTGATCAGCGCGGACCGCTCCCGCCCGCTCGCCGAGCGGACCGCCGAGTGGTCCTGGCTGGGCTGGCTGCCCCAGGTGCGCCCGGGACACGGCCAGGACTGCCGACTGCTGCTGGCCCACGACCGCGAGCAGGCCACGGCCCGCGCCGCCGAGCTGCTCCGCCGCCTGGACGACCACCTCGGGGACGAGGCCCGGCCGGGTGCCCGCCCCCAGGACACGGCCGAGGACACCCCAGCGGCTGCGGCCGCCACGGGGAACGTCCGGCCTCAGCCCTCCTGGGCGCGCCCCGACGACGGCGCCGACCCGGCAGGCGGCTTCACCGGCCCGTACACCGTGGTCGTCGTGGACGGGGATCCCGGCGGTGCCGACGTGCGCGAGGCGGTGGCGCGGCTGGCCCTGGAGGGTCCGCGGGCCGGTGTGCACGTCGTGTGCCTGGCCGAGACAGCCGCCGCCTCCCCCACCTCCCCGGTGACGCGGACGTACGAGGCGGCCTGCGCGGTGTCGCCGGTTTTCCGGGAGTGCGGCGCCGTGGTGCTGCTCAGCGGCGACGTGGCGACGACCCTGCGTCTGCTGCGCGTCGCCCGCCCGGGTCCGAACCCGGGCACGGGCGCCCCGGCCGCTCCCGCCGGCCCGGTCGGTCACGGCACCCTCTGCACGGTGGACGCCGTGTCCCTGCCCTGGGCCGAGCGGTTCGCGCGCGCCCTGGCCCCGCTGCGCACGGACAGCGCCGCGGACGGCGGCGAACACCACGCGCGCGTGTCCGCACCGCTCCCCCGGACGGCCCGGCTCCTCGACGAGCTGGGCCTGGCCCGCGCCACCCCCGCCTCCCTGATGGCCCGCTGGGCCGCCGCGGCCGACGACACCGAGTCCCTCGGGGGACGCGCGCAGGCCGTGCTGGGCGCCGGTCCGCGCGGCCCCGTCCTGGCCGACCTGGCCGCCGAGGGCCCGCACCTGCTGATCGAGGGGCCCGCCGGGAGCGGCCGCACCGAGCTGCTGCGGGCGTTCGTCGCCTCGCTCGCCTCGGCCGAACGCCCCGACCGGCTCGGCGTCGTCCTCATGGACGGCCGCGACAGCGTGAGTTCGGGCGGCGCCCGCGGCGAGGGCCTGCACGTGTGCACGGACGTTCCGCACGTCACCACGCACCTCACCGCCAACGACCCCGTGCGGATGCGGGAGTTCGCTCAGTCCCTGAGCGCCGAGCTGAAGCGGCGCGCCGAGCTGCTCGGGCGGTCGGACTTCGCCGAGTGGCACACCGGGCGCGAGGTGTCGGGCCGGCTCGTCTCCCAGCGCGGCCCGGCGGCCGCGGGGCCCGCGCCGGTCTCCGACTCCGGGGACGTGGAGTCCCCGCCCAGCTCCACCCTGCGGCTGCGCCCGGCCGCCGCCAGGCGCCGCACCGGGCCCGTCCCGCCCCTGCCCCGCCTGGTCGTGGTCGTCGACGACCTCGACGCCCTGGTCACTCCCCCGCTCGGCTCCCCCGGGCGGCCCGCGGCGGGGTCGGTGATGCGGGCGCTGGAGGCCGTCGCGCGGGAGGGCGAGCGGCTCGGCGTCCACCTGGTGGCCGCGACCGCGCCCGACGGCCGCACGGACCGGACGGAGCCCGCCCTGCGGGCGACCCTGCGCGTCACCCTGGACCCGCCGGTGCCGGGTCCGGACGAACCGGCGCCCGGACGCGGGCGGTTGGCCCGCCCCGACGGCCGCACCACCGCCTTCCAGGGCGGCCGCGTCACGGGCCGCATCCCCCGCACGGCGACCCTGCGCCCCACGGTGGTCCCCCTGGAGTGGCACCGCATGGGCGACCCGCCCGCCCGCCGCCCCGTACGCGAACTGGGCAACGGACCCACCGACTTGGCCCTGCTGGCCAGCGCCCTGGAAAGGGCGGCCCGCGAGGTCTCGGCGGCCGAGGTCCCCTCGCTGCTCTAG
- a CDS encoding carbohydrate ABC transporter permease, whose amino-acid sequence MTSATAAGAPRGSAAPKSPKSRKSVTGTRRSVAALFLLPALVLLGALVVYPIGYSLIRSFYDQSGDSFAGFDNYETLFTDDGIRTALKNNVIWVVFAPTVATALGLIFAVLTERIRWGTAFKLVVFMPMAISMLAAGIIFRLVYDQDPDKGVANAVWVGVHDTFAESSAFPKAHPGRDSPLKPAGGGAFITKQPVGAGTPVALPLVGVAPDLMPDGAKKAATAEPADGKVTGTTWQDFTRGKGVGRLGGVDAAELGYAGMKIEAVKDGEVVATTTAAGDGTFTLPAAADGALLRLPADNFKEAYNGLNWLGPSLVTPAIIGSYVWMWAGFAMVLIAAGLAGMPRELLEAARVDGANEWQVFRRVTVPLLAPVLAVVVVTLMINVLKVFDLVFIIAPGSSQDDANVLALELYRKGFASDQPGVASAIAVFLLLLVIPVMWFNVRRLRREVRR is encoded by the coding sequence ATGACGTCGGCCACGGCGGCAGGAGCCCCACGGGGCTCCGCCGCCCCCAAGTCACCCAAGTCGCGCAAGAGCGTGACCGGCACCCGCAGGTCCGTGGCGGCGCTGTTCCTGCTGCCCGCCCTGGTGCTGCTCGGCGCGCTCGTGGTCTACCCGATCGGGTACTCGCTGATCCGCAGCTTCTACGACCAGTCCGGCGACTCCTTCGCCGGGTTCGACAACTACGAGACCCTCTTCACCGACGACGGCATCCGCACCGCCCTGAAGAACAACGTCATCTGGGTGGTGTTCGCGCCGACGGTCGCCACCGCGCTGGGCCTGATCTTCGCGGTGCTGACCGAACGCATCCGCTGGGGCACGGCGTTCAAGCTGGTCGTCTTCATGCCGATGGCGATCTCGATGCTGGCGGCCGGCATCATCTTCCGCCTGGTGTACGACCAGGACCCGGACAAGGGCGTCGCCAACGCGGTGTGGGTCGGGGTGCACGACACGTTCGCCGAGTCGTCCGCGTTCCCGAAGGCTCACCCCGGCCGCGACTCGCCGCTGAAGCCGGCGGGCGGCGGCGCGTTCATCACCAAGCAGCCGGTCGGCGCGGGCACCCCGGTCGCCCTGCCGCTGGTGGGCGTGGCCCCCGACCTGATGCCCGACGGCGCGAAGAAGGCCGCGACCGCCGAGCCGGCGGACGGGAAGGTCACCGGCACCACCTGGCAGGACTTCACCCGCGGCAAGGGCGTCGGCAGACTGGGCGGCGTCGACGCGGCCGAGCTGGGCTACGCCGGGATGAAGATCGAGGCGGTCAAGGACGGCGAGGTCGTGGCGACGACCACGGCGGCCGGGGACGGCACCTTCACGCTGCCCGCGGCGGCCGACGGGGCGCTGCTGAGGCTGCCCGCCGACAACTTCAAGGAGGCGTACAACGGCCTGAACTGGCTCGGCCCCTCACTCGTCACCCCGGCGATCATCGGATCGTACGTGTGGATGTGGGCGGGCTTCGCGATGGTGCTGATCGCGGCGGGCCTCGCGGGCATGCCCCGGGAGCTCCTGGAGGCCGCCCGGGTCGACGGCGCCAACGAGTGGCAGGTCTTCAGACGGGTCACGGTGCCCCTGCTGGCACCGGTCCTCGCGGTCGTCGTCGTCACCCTGATGATCAACGTGCTGAAGGTCTTCGACCTGGTCTTCATCATCGCCCCGGGCTCCTCCCAGGACGACGCGAACGTGCTCGCCCTGGAGCTGTACCGCAAGGGCTTCGCCTCGGACCAGCCGGGCGTCGCCAGCGCCAT